One part of the Lotus japonicus ecotype B-129 chromosome 2, LjGifu_v1.2 genome encodes these proteins:
- the LOC130739715 gene encoding probable UDP-arabinopyranose mutase 2, producing the protein MATTPSVPLLKDELDIVIPTIRNLDFLEMWRPFFQGYHLIIVQDGDPSKTINVPEGFDYELYNRNDINRILGPKASCISFKDSACRCFGYMVSKKKYVYTIDDDCFVAKDPSGKDINALEQHIKNLLTPSTPHFFNTLYDPYREGADFVRGYPFSLREGAPTAVSHGLWLNIPDYDAPTQLVKPRERNTRYVDAVMTIPKGTLFPMCGMNLAFDRQLIGPAMYFGLMGDGQPIGRYDDMWAGWCIKVICDHLGLGVKTGLPYIWHSKASNPFVNLKKEYKGIFWQEEIIPFFQSATLPKDCTSVQKCYIELSKQVKEKLGPVDPYFNKLGDAMVTWIEAWDELNNSSEEVSSKPNGAAAK; encoded by the exons ATGGCGACTACCCCATCGGTGCCACTGTTGAAAGATGAGCTTGACATCGTGATCCCCACGATCCGCAACCTTGACTTCTTGGAGATGTGGAGGCCCTTCTTCCAGGGCTACCATCTCATCATCGTTCAGGATGGTGACCCATCGAAGACCATCAACGTCCCTGAAGGCTTCGATTACGAGCTCTACAACCGCAACGACATCAACAGGATCTTGGGTCCTAAAGCCTCCTGCATCTCCTTCAAGGACTCCGCTTGCCGCTGCTTCGGTTACATGGTGTCGAAGAAGAAGTATGTCTACACCATCGATGATGACTGCTTT GTTGCTAAGGACCCATCTGGCAAGGACATCAATGCACTTGAGCAGCACATTAAGAATCTGCTTACTCCATCCACTCCACATTTCTTCAACACCCTTTATGATCCTTACAGGGAAGGTGCTGATTTCGTGCGTGGATACCCTTTCAGTCTCCGTGAAGGTGCCCCCACTGCTGTTTCTCATGGCCTTTGGCTCAACATTCCTGACTATGATGCTCCAACACAGCTTGTCAAGCCCCGTGAGAGGAACACCAG GTATGTTGATGCGGTTATGACCATTCCCAAAGGAACATTGTTCCCCATGTGCGGTATGAATCTGGCCTTCGACCGCCAGCTGATTGGACCTGCAATGTACTTTGGACTCATGGGTGATGGCCAGCCTATTGGACGATACGATGATATGTGGGCTGGGTGGTGCATTAAG GTTATCTGTGACCATTTGGGCCTGGGAGTCAAGACTGGTCTTCCATACATATGGCACAGCAAAGCAAGCAACCCGTTTGTTAACCTCAAGAAGGAGTACAAAGGCATCTTCTGGCAAGAAGAGATCATTCCATTTTTCCAATCTGCTACCCTTCCAAAAGACTGCACCTCTGTTCAAAAGTGCTACATTGAACTCTCCAAGCAAGTCAAGGAGAAGCTTGGCCCTGTTGATCCCTATTTCAACAAGCTAGGCGATGCTATGGTCACCTGGATTGAAGCTTGGGATGAGCTTAACAACTCGTCTGAAGAGGTCTCTTCAAAGCCTAATGGGGCTGCTGCCAAGTGA